From Candidatus Finniella inopinata, one genomic window encodes:
- a CDS encoding cyclase family protein produces MKSHKFPYTLIDLTHTLTPDIPTWTGGCGFHQQVKLDYDSCETDVKFRVQQLKLHAGIGTHIDAPAHCIPGGQSIDQLSLDQLSAPCAVIDVSGHAHERYTVTPQDILDFEHQYGSLPPHAFVIINTGWERFWTQPDQYRNNHIFPCVGRDAAQLLLDRAIAGLGIDTLSPDRPTDGFPVHQLILGAGKYIVENVAHALKMPRLGAYTLALPIKTQGGTEAPARLVGLIPT; encoded by the coding sequence ATGAAATCCCATAAATTCCCTTATACTCTGATTGATCTGACCCACACCTTAACGCCCGATATTCCAACCTGGACGGGCGGATGCGGGTTCCACCAACAGGTCAAGCTTGATTATGATTCTTGTGAAACGGATGTTAAATTTCGGGTTCAGCAATTAAAACTCCACGCTGGCATCGGCACGCACATCGACGCGCCGGCCCATTGTATTCCTGGTGGGCAAAGCATTGACCAGTTAAGCCTTGATCAGCTGTCAGCCCCTTGCGCGGTGATTGATGTTTCAGGCCATGCCCATGAAAGGTACACAGTTACACCACAGGATATTTTAGATTTTGAGCACCAGTATGGTTCCTTGCCGCCCCATGCTTTTGTGATTATTAATACGGGCTGGGAACGGTTTTGGACGCAGCCTGACCAATATCGAAACAATCATATTTTCCCCTGTGTCGGTAGGGATGCTGCCCAGTTGTTGTTAGATCGCGCCATCGCTGGTTTGGGAATTGATACGCTTTCACCTGATCGGCCGACTGATGGCTTTCCTGTGCACCAGCTTATTTTGGGGGCTGGAAAATACATTGTCGAAAATGTGGCCCATGCCCTAAAGATGCCCCGATTAGGCGCTTATACGCTTGCCTTACCGATTAAAACGCAAGGCGGAACCGAGGCGCCAGCCCGCCTGGTTGGCTTAATACCCACCTAG
- a CDS encoding secretin N-terminal domain-containing protein has product MSKLHLLCLVLASMTLTGCREVLKKDALAPEITKKETRELTTPADPSPLKQRVSHVKSPSDDIPAVFFQTVSVNLSDSMPLKPVLIALAQQANIDLQLDPKIDARVVFSSKETPFIQVIESICQLARLRYRIINKSLRIETDSVYVENYNVQFLNLSRSSENRISIATDVFADASNPSGKNAQDNGSNSAVKIASNNDFWTELESNLKVILSHASKGNLPGTYSLHRQGGVVSICGTSKHHQLVKSYLNTLRQAASSQVLIEAKIIEVVLKDEFRSGINWQKVGTRSDWQANAPFGDLARQSGFLDPNSAQSGVVSFGAAGKTFSSILEALQEFGVSRTLSSPRLTVMNNQAAILKVAQNQVYFRLRYDKQYNTAVQRESVSISSDIQTVPIGFVMTVHPSIDAETGEIILFLRPTISRLNKSVSDPAVDIINNSLPANGSTTPSKPSLIPVVEVREIDSILRLKDGGVAILGGLMEVRSVQDTNGLPILKDVEVVRELFSSHTAGDQVVELVILLKATIMDDAGLPPDAADNRLQSYIPDPRPL; this is encoded by the coding sequence ATGAGTAAATTGCATCTTTTATGTCTGGTACTGGCTAGCATGACTTTGACAGGGTGCCGTGAGGTGTTAAAAAAAGATGCCCTGGCTCCGGAAATAACAAAGAAGGAAACGCGGGAACTCACCACGCCTGCTGATCCGTCACCCTTAAAACAACGCGTCTCCCACGTTAAAAGCCCATCTGATGACATCCCCGCCGTTTTTTTTCAAACGGTCAGCGTAAACCTCAGCGACTCTATGCCTTTAAAGCCCGTTCTGATTGCTTTGGCCCAACAGGCAAACATTGATTTACAGCTGGATCCTAAAATTGACGCACGTGTTGTTTTCTCATCCAAGGAAACCCCTTTTATTCAGGTGATTGAAAGCATCTGCCAGCTGGCGAGATTGCGATACAGAATCATTAACAAAAGCCTTCGGATCGAGACGGATTCTGTCTATGTGGAAAATTATAATGTGCAGTTTTTGAATCTTTCCCGCAGCAGCGAAAATCGCATTTCTATTGCCACCGATGTTTTTGCCGATGCCTCTAACCCCTCCGGTAAAAATGCCCAAGATAACGGTTCCAACAGTGCTGTCAAAATTGCCAGCAATAATGATTTTTGGACTGAATTGGAAAGTAACCTTAAGGTCATCCTTTCTCACGCCTCTAAAGGGAACCTTCCCGGGACTTATTCCCTGCATCGCCAAGGGGGTGTCGTCTCCATTTGTGGAACGTCGAAACATCATCAATTGGTCAAAAGTTATTTAAACACGCTGCGACAGGCGGCCAGCAGTCAGGTTTTGATTGAGGCCAAAATTATCGAGGTGGTTTTAAAAGATGAATTCCGAAGTGGCATCAACTGGCAAAAGGTCGGCACCAGAAGTGATTGGCAAGCGAACGCGCCCTTTGGCGACTTGGCCCGTCAAAGCGGCTTTTTAGACCCCAATTCTGCGCAAAGTGGTGTGGTCAGTTTCGGGGCGGCTGGTAAGACATTTTCCTCGATTTTAGAGGCGTTGCAAGAATTTGGTGTTTCGCGAACTTTGTCCAGCCCCCGATTAACCGTGATGAATAACCAGGCGGCCATTTTAAAGGTGGCGCAGAATCAAGTGTATTTCCGACTTCGGTATGACAAGCAATATAATACTGCTGTCCAGCGCGAATCGGTCAGCATATCCAGTGATATTCAAACCGTCCCGATTGGGTTTGTCATGACGGTTCACCCCTCTATTGATGCGGAAACGGGCGAGATTATTTTGTTCCTAAGGCCCACCATTTCACGGCTTAATAAATCGGTTTCCGATCCGGCGGTTGATATCATTAACAATTCGCTGCCAGCCAATGGGTCAACAACGCCCAGCAAACCATCGCTTATTCCGGTGGTGGAGGTGCGCGAGATTGATTCAATTTTACGCCTGAAAGATGGCGGCGTGGCCATCTTGGGGGGATTGATGGAGGTCCGGTCGGTCCAAGACACGAACGGGCTGCCCATTTTAAAAGATGTTGAGGTTGTAAGAGAATTGTTTAGTTCACATACGGCAGGTGATCAGGTGGTCGAACTGGTCATTTTGTTAAAAGCCACCATCATGGATGATGCTGGTTTGCCACCTGATGCCGCTGATAATCGATTACAAAGTTATATTCCTGACCCACGTCCTTTGTAG
- a CDS encoding MBL fold metallo-hydrolase, producing MEQQVNKPDAIYFFITHAHLDHIIGLMGFYWLWKPDCPFDIHFISAHPGIEAVLKTLISPPYFPLSLKDSKAPVFYHDLKYVWQGDGWSIRAFPLNHPGGSSGYRFDRHGYSLAFVTDTAPINTQPFYDWLHSLDLLIHDAMFDDQEADRYPDWGHSSVKQVADLANKVAAKNLILYHHHPYHTDDDLKKLEQQAQEIFPNASMARQGHAHNLS from the coding sequence CTGGAACAACAGGTCAACAAACCAGACGCAATTTATTTCTTTATAACCCATGCTCACCTGGACCATATCATAGGTCTGATGGGTTTTTATTGGCTGTGGAAACCAGACTGCCCCTTTGATATTCATTTTATCAGTGCCCATCCTGGCATTGAGGCAGTCTTAAAAACCCTTATAAGTCCCCCTTATTTTCCATTGTCTTTGAAAGATTCCAAAGCCCCCGTTTTTTATCACGACCTTAAATATGTTTGGCAGGGTGATGGTTGGTCTATAAGAGCTTTTCCCTTGAACCATCCCGGGGGAAGTTCTGGTTACCGCTTTGATCGCCATGGCTATTCTCTGGCTTTTGTGACCGACACGGCCCCCATCAATACGCAACCCTTTTACGACTGGTTGCACAGTCTTGACCTGTTGATTCATGATGCGATGTTTGACGATCAAGAAGCCGACCGTTATCCCGACTGGGGACATTCTTCGGTGAAGCAGGTGGCTGATTTGGCTAATAAAGTGGCCGCAAAAAATTTGATTCTTTATCACCACCACCCTTACCACACCGATGATGATTTAAAAAAACTTGAACAGCAGGCACAAGAAATTTTTCCCAACGCATCGATGGCCAGACAGGGGCATGCCCACAACTTGTCATAA
- the hslU gene encoding ATP-dependent protease ATPase subunit HslU — protein sequence MTTLTPREIVAELDRHIVGQTDAKRAVAVALRNRWRRLQLSKELQEEVLPKNILMIGPTGVGKTEIARRLAKLAQAPFIKVEATKFTEIGYVGRDVEQIIRDLIEIAIHMTRQRLREEVKVKAKSHAEERVLDVLVGESASPETRQKFRTLLHQGELNDREIEIQVSDNAGLNMPTIDVPGMPGAQMGMLNLGDMFGKAFGGGRTKTRKLSVQESFEVLMAEESDKLLDQEKVIAEAIETVQQKGIVFIDEIDKICARSERQGGDVSREGVQRDLLPLIEGTNVATKHGTVKTDHILFITSGAFHLAKPSDLLPELQGRLPIRVELKALTKEDFVRILSEPEANLIEQAKALMATEGVTLTFTPESIDEMASLAAHINQNIENIGARRLHTILEKLLEEISFDASELEEKVIEITGQHVQDRVGPLAKNQDLSKFIL from the coding sequence ATGACCACATTAACCCCCCGCGAAATTGTTGCTGAATTAGACCGCCACATCGTTGGTCAAACCGATGCAAAGCGAGCCGTTGCCGTCGCCCTTAGGAATCGATGGCGGCGCCTGCAGCTGTCCAAAGAATTGCAAGAAGAAGTTCTGCCGAAGAACATTTTGATGATTGGGCCAACGGGTGTTGGAAAAACTGAGATTGCTCGTCGTCTGGCCAAGCTTGCTCAAGCTCCCTTTATAAAGGTCGAGGCCACAAAGTTTACCGAAATTGGATATGTTGGTCGTGATGTAGAACAAATCATTCGTGATTTGATTGAAATTGCCATTCACATGACGCGTCAACGCCTGCGGGAAGAAGTCAAAGTTAAGGCAAAAAGTCACGCCGAGGAGAGAGTTCTGGATGTTCTGGTAGGGGAATCAGCCAGCCCAGAAACGCGTCAAAAATTTCGCACCCTTTTGCATCAGGGCGAGCTAAACGATCGAGAAATTGAGATTCAGGTCTCTGATAATGCTGGTTTAAATATGCCAACCATCGATGTTCCTGGTATGCCGGGGGCGCAGATGGGAATGTTAAATCTGGGTGATATGTTTGGTAAAGCCTTTGGTGGGGGGCGCACAAAAACACGCAAATTAAGTGTACAAGAATCTTTTGAAGTCTTAATGGCAGAGGAAAGCGACAAGCTGCTTGATCAGGAGAAAGTTATTGCGGAAGCCATCGAAACCGTTCAACAAAAGGGTATCGTCTTTATCGATGAAATCGACAAAATCTGCGCCCGTTCTGAACGGCAAGGCGGTGATGTTAGCCGGGAAGGGGTCCAGCGGGATTTATTGCCGTTGATTGAAGGCACAAACGTTGCCACCAAACATGGCACGGTCAAAACGGACCATATTTTATTTATCACATCGGGCGCGTTCCATCTGGCCAAGCCCTCTGACCTGTTGCCTGAATTGCAGGGGCGTTTGCCGATTCGGGTTGAGCTGAAGGCCTTAACAAAGGAAGATTTCGTACGCATTCTAAGCGAGCCGGAGGCGAACCTGATTGAACAGGCCAAGGCCTTGATGGCAACCGAAGGGGTGACATTGACCTTTACCCCCGAATCGATTGACGAAATGGCCAGCCTGGCGGCCCACATTAACCAGAACATTGAAAATATTGGCGCCAGACGTTTACACACCATTCTTGAAAAGCTTTTGGAAGAAATCAGCTTTGATGCCAGCGAGCTTGAAGAGAAGGTTATTGAAATCACCGGCCAGCATGTTCAAGACAGGGTGGGTCCTTTGGCCAAGAACCAGGATTTGTCCAAGTTTATTTTGTGA
- a CDS encoding EamA family transporter, which yields MSYQHILLALLVAIVWGFNFVVIKIGLTEVPPFAFAFFRYALAGLPLVLFVKRPAISIKMLIAIGLSMGLIKFSFLFVGINLGMSAGLGSLILQSQSFFTIILSLCVFHQRLSWKQGIGILIAFTGIFLIGHGMHSSSSLAGLLCVLCAAFSWATSNILVRKAGPLDSFALIVWTSSILPLPFLGMSYAFEGGIETFIRIGQQLDWTGLGCILYISWIATWIGGTGWAKLMHLYSPCIVAPYSLLIPVFAFLSGWLFLGETISLQTMLASFLVFTGLAINQWPGGSWMPSAFLRQHTAFK from the coding sequence ATGAGTTATCAACATATTCTTTTGGCCCTGTTAGTAGCCATCGTTTGGGGTTTCAATTTTGTCGTCATCAAAATTGGGCTGACCGAGGTGCCGCCCTTTGCGTTTGCCTTTTTTCGGTATGCTCTGGCTGGGTTGCCTTTGGTCCTTTTTGTCAAACGCCCCGCCATTTCCATCAAAATGCTGATAGCCATTGGGTTAAGCATGGGACTTATCAAATTTTCCTTTCTTTTTGTCGGCATTAACCTGGGGATGAGCGCGGGTTTGGGGTCTTTGATTTTACAAAGCCAATCCTTTTTCACGATCATTTTGTCCTTATGTGTTTTTCACCAACGATTATCTTGGAAACAGGGCATTGGCATTTTAATCGCCTTCACCGGCATCTTCCTAATTGGGCATGGAATGCATTCATCGTCTAGTCTGGCTGGTTTGCTGTGTGTTTTGTGTGCGGCTTTTTCTTGGGCTACGTCCAATATTTTGGTCAGAAAAGCGGGACCTTTGGATTCGTTTGCCTTGATTGTTTGGACAAGTTCTATTCTGCCCTTGCCTTTTTTGGGCATGAGTTATGCCTTTGAAGGGGGGATCGAAACGTTTATACGCATAGGCCAACAACTAGATTGGACAGGGCTTGGATGCATTTTGTATATTTCCTGGATTGCCACGTGGATCGGGGGAACAGGGTGGGCCAAGCTGATGCATTTATACTCCCCATGTATTGTGGCCCCCTACTCTCTTCTGATCCCTGTGTTTGCCTTTTTATCGGGATGGTTGTTTTTGGGTGAAACGATTTCCCTTCAAACGATGTTGGCATCCTTTTTAGTATTCACAGGCTTAGCCATTAACCAGTGGCCGGGTGGCTCTTGGATGCCGTCTGCTTTTTTAAGGCAACATACCGCTTTCAAATGA
- a CDS encoding NB-ARC domain-containing protein has translation MKNSFQFPQEIYNRCLKEVAGIQFSSREIDVIAYILLGEETKQIPYNMPIAEEVVNGKTAFTYKISDSTVESHIENIYEKLSPFAERYKDDLKNITRKRDKIKFLVDRSGKKPTFESYCHALKAENLFLNHLEKIFQKLSSLINLKQTITCQINYWDPSPFNLTPIAYTYLARHLNDRQKKNGHKIMTTTLKGGGWDSAEAKTNYSFYILPAEVATSLSTQDSHIHQAFAQLEKEAAEKNQHLIFLLHNWKEKKPVPKEIRHFQWSHFNEPENYFLSVFQILKRMFPHISIENEIVAFKIEYEKLRPKEEVPSQKKKVITVGLITFGVAFLAIFICIVMGLLPFQKRSTQADNKSIHSDLVLPVETAFLERLGILAQIEKKLDGKDDIQTVVLVGAGGSGKTTLARHFGRRCKASIVWEINAETKVSLMNSFRDLAHNLIQTDEHRKKLDLIQNTRNLEEQEKQLLSFVKQGLKEQSNWLLIYDNVESIEDVKPYLPQNQSVWGRGKIILTTRDANIKDTSFIQPQNVIEIDELNQNEALALFTKILHNGHTDPSEDVIGFLQKIASFPLDVSLAGYYIKNTYITYKDYLDLLNQHSSDFEELQTGLLKKSGHYGQTRDRIITISLQKIMEDHRQEFKELLLFISLLDSQNIPLELLSTYKEKILVHNFIHLLKEYSLVITPEESGPANFSLHRNIQSTMLSHLTQLLNLEKDKHLIEQIGLVFRQYIAKVIDECVFRRIRTAILVLSEWPFRFNSNGE, from the coding sequence ATGAAAAATTCCTTCCAGTTTCCTCAAGAAATTTATAATAGGTGTTTGAAAGAAGTCGCAGGCATCCAATTCTCTTCGCGAGAGATTGACGTTATTGCGTATATTTTGTTAGGCGAGGAAACAAAGCAGATCCCTTATAACATGCCCATTGCCGAAGAGGTGGTTAATGGTAAAACAGCTTTCACCTATAAGATATCTGACAGCACGGTCGAATCTCACATAGAAAATATTTATGAGAAATTGTCACCTTTTGCAGAACGCTATAAAGATGACCTAAAAAATATCACGAGAAAAAGGGATAAAATAAAGTTTCTCGTCGATAGGTCTGGTAAAAAACCAACTTTTGAATCTTATTGTCACGCCCTTAAGGCTGAAAATTTATTCCTTAATCACTTAGAAAAGATATTTCAAAAACTTTCATCCCTCATCAATTTGAAACAGACGATTACCTGTCAGATTAATTATTGGGACCCCTCTCCTTTCAATCTGACTCCCATAGCTTATACATATCTTGCCAGGCATTTGAATGATCGGCAAAAGAAGAATGGTCATAAGATTATGACGACCACTTTAAAAGGAGGGGGATGGGACAGCGCAGAAGCTAAGACAAATTACTCCTTTTATATTTTACCGGCAGAGGTTGCAACTTCTCTCAGCACTCAAGACAGTCATATTCATCAGGCTTTTGCTCAACTAGAGAAAGAAGCGGCTGAGAAAAATCAGCACCTTATTTTCCTTTTACACAATTGGAAAGAAAAGAAACCTGTACCTAAAGAAATACGTCATTTTCAGTGGAGTCATTTCAACGAACCAGAAAACTATTTTCTGTCAGTTTTTCAAATTCTGAAAAGAATGTTCCCGCACATATCGATTGAAAATGAAATTGTAGCCTTCAAAATTGAATATGAAAAACTTCGTCCCAAAGAAGAGGTGCCTTCCCAAAAAAAGAAAGTTATAACGGTTGGGCTCATAACATTTGGCGTGGCCTTTTTAGCTATCTTTATATGTATTGTTATGGGGCTCTTACCCTTTCAGAAACGCTCAACCCAAGCAGATAATAAGTCGATTCATTCTGATCTTGTCCTTCCTGTTGAAACAGCTTTTTTAGAGCGCCTTGGTATTCTGGCGCAGATAGAAAAAAAGTTGGACGGGAAAGACGACATACAAACGGTTGTGCTGGTCGGTGCAGGTGGATCAGGAAAAACGACCCTTGCAAGACACTTTGGACGCCGCTGTAAAGCCTCGATTGTTTGGGAGATTAATGCAGAAACTAAAGTAAGTCTTATGAATTCGTTTAGGGATTTAGCTCACAATCTTATTCAAACGGACGAGCATAGAAAAAAGCTTGACCTTATTCAAAATACGCGAAATCTGGAAGAACAAGAAAAACAACTTCTAAGCTTTGTGAAACAGGGTTTAAAGGAGCAGTCAAATTGGCTTTTAATCTACGATAACGTTGAAAGCATTGAAGACGTAAAACCATATCTACCGCAAAATCAATCAGTTTGGGGTAGGGGGAAGATCATCCTAACAACCAGAGACGCCAACATAAAGGATACAAGCTTTATACAACCTCAAAATGTTATTGAAATCGATGAATTGAACCAAAACGAAGCTTTAGCCCTTTTCACAAAGATTCTACATAACGGTCACACCGACCCTTCGGAAGATGTCATTGGCTTTTTACAAAAGATTGCGTCGTTTCCTTTAGATGTGTCTTTAGCGGGATACTATATCAAGAACACGTATATTACCTATAAAGACTATCTGGATCTTTTGAATCAGCACTCTTCCGATTTTGAAGAACTTCAAACGGGTCTTCTTAAAAAATCGGGTCATTACGGGCAGACGCGGGACAGAATCATCACCATATCCTTGCAAAAAATTATGGAAGACCATAGGCAAGAATTTAAAGAGCTGCTTTTGTTTATCAGTTTGTTGGATTCTCAAAACATTCCCTTAGAGCTGCTCAGCACCTACAAAGAAAAGATACTCGTCCATAATTTTATTCACCTTCTAAAAGAATACTCCCTTGTCATTACACCTGAAGAGTCGGGTCCGGCAAATTTTTCGCTGC
- the hslV gene encoding ATP-dependent protease subunit HslV, whose product MNHSTHAPDRWYGTTIVSVRKGNTVVIGGDGQVTLGSQVIKSQARKVRRLANNQVIVGFAGATADAFALFERLEAKLEQYPSQLSRACVEMAKDWRTDRYLRRLEAMMTVADSKVSLILTGNGDVLEPEDGIMAIGSGGGFALAAARALIQVDAYDAETIVRKSLGIAADICIYTNNNVVIESLSTEV is encoded by the coding sequence ATGAATCATTCGACGCATGCGCCTGACCGTTGGTATGGCACCACCATTGTTTCGGTGCGAAAAGGGAACACAGTGGTCATTGGTGGCGATGGCCAGGTGACCTTGGGATCGCAAGTCATTAAATCGCAGGCCCGCAAAGTGCGGCGCTTGGCGAACAACCAGGTTATCGTTGGGTTTGCAGGGGCAACCGCGGATGCCTTTGCGTTGTTTGAACGGTTAGAGGCCAAATTAGAGCAATACCCTTCTCAGCTGTCACGGGCTTGTGTTGAAATGGCCAAAGATTGGCGAACCGATCGGTATCTGCGACGTTTAGAGGCCATGATGACCGTGGCAGATAGCAAGGTTTCTTTGATTCTGACGGGTAACGGCGACGTTCTAGAGCCCGAGGATGGCATTATGGCCATTGGTTCCGGCGGTGGTTTTGCCCTGGCAGCCGCCCGCGCCCTTATCCAAGTTGATGCCTATGACGCAGAAACCATTGTTCGAAAATCCCTTGGAATCGCGGCTGATATCTGTATTTATACCAACAATAATGTTGTGATTGAATCCCTGTCGACTGAAGTTTAG
- the pyk gene encoding pyruvate kinase, with the protein MRRLRNAKIVATLGPASCHEDVIKTLFEKGADVFRLNFSHGTHEDHQKNFETLRRLEQHFNRPITILMDLQGPKLRVGTFAEGKVVLKPNQVFTFDLNAEPGTQDRVCLPHTEIFKAIEAGTDLLLDDGKLRLKVIRYSHDSIETIVTTGGELSNRKGVNVPAVLLPLSALTDKDRHDLDFGLALGVDWVALSFVQKPADILEAQNLIQGRAKVIAKLEKPMAIQYLDEIVRLSDAVMVARGDLGVEMLPEEVPSIQKRIIHSCRQAGKPVVVATQMLDSMVHTPSPTRAEASDVATAIYDGVDAVMLSAETASGAYPVEAVAMMDRIIIQTERDPVYRQMVDHSRPQPQPTVADSITASARQIAHIISVPVIVTFSDTGSTTLRAARERPESPILALTPNLQTARFLGLVWGVHAVLVPPINSFAEMVENACHLAFKENFAKKGEQILITAGVPFGKAGGTNILRIAKID; encoded by the coding sequence GTGCGTCGACTGAGAAATGCTAAAATTGTGGCGACCTTGGGTCCGGCCAGCTGCCATGAAGACGTCATCAAAACGTTGTTTGAAAAAGGGGCGGATGTTTTCCGCCTTAATTTTTCCCATGGCACACACGAAGACCATCAAAAAAACTTTGAAACTTTGCGCAGACTGGAACAACACTTTAACCGTCCCATCACCATATTGATGGATTTACAGGGGCCCAAATTGCGTGTGGGCACCTTTGCGGAAGGTAAGGTTGTTCTGAAGCCCAACCAGGTTTTTACATTCGATTTAAATGCCGAGCCTGGTACCCAAGACCGGGTCTGTCTTCCCCATACCGAAATTTTTAAAGCTATCGAAGCAGGGACAGATTTATTGCTGGATGATGGCAAGTTGCGTCTGAAAGTTATCCGCTACAGCCATGATTCAATTGAAACAATCGTGACGACCGGTGGCGAATTGTCGAACCGCAAAGGGGTTAATGTTCCAGCCGTCTTGTTGCCCCTTTCAGCGCTGACCGACAAAGACCGCCATGATCTGGACTTTGGTTTGGCATTGGGGGTGGATTGGGTCGCGTTATCCTTTGTGCAAAAACCAGCCGATATCCTGGAGGCGCAGAATCTGATCCAAGGTCGGGCTAAGGTTATCGCGAAGCTTGAAAAACCAATGGCCATTCAATATTTGGATGAAATTGTTCGTCTGTCTGATGCCGTGATGGTGGCCCGGGGTGATTTGGGCGTAGAAATGCTGCCGGAGGAAGTTCCCAGCATTCAAAAACGTATCATTCATAGTTGCCGTCAGGCTGGCAAACCGGTTGTGGTGGCAACCCAAATGCTGGATTCGATGGTGCACACGCCATCCCCAACGCGGGCCGAGGCCTCCGACGTGGCCACAGCCATTTATGATGGCGTTGATGCAGTTATGTTATCGGCAGAAACAGCATCTGGCGCATATCCCGTGGAGGCCGTGGCCATGATGGATCGAATCATCATCCAAACAGAACGCGACCCAGTTTATCGCCAAATGGTTGACCATTCACGCCCCCAACCCCAACCAACAGTGGCAGATTCCATCACCGCCTCTGCCCGCCAGATTGCACATATCATTTCAGTGCCTGTGATTGTTACCTTTTCTGATACGGGCTCCACCACTTTAAGGGCCGCACGCGAACGGCCTGAGTCCCCCATTTTGGCCCTGACGCCCAATTTGCAAACGGCACGTTTCCTGGGGTTGGTCTGGGGCGTCCATGCTGTTCTTGTCCCCCCCATCAACAGCTTTGCTGAAATGGTTGAAAATGCTTGCCATTTGGCTTTTAAAGAAAATTTCGCAAAAAAAGGCGAGCAAATTTTGATTACAGCGGGCGTTCCTTTTGGCAAGGCGGGTGGAACAAATATTTTGCGAATCGCTAAAATCGACTAA